The following proteins are co-located in the Flavobacteriales bacterium genome:
- a CDS encoding AraC family transcriptional regulator, producing MAKKEIIEIQSITDIHRLLGLKAPEHPLISVSYPGEFPKESCMEPGTYRNDLYMISLKSISSGQFNYGRGSYDFQDGTLICTGPGQIMSIDEEQLDQDRGTEGWTLMFHPDLLRRSSIAQSISGFTFFDYEVNEALHLSEKEKGMLKEFVRNIEREIGQNMDRHSQDLILINLESILKYTERYYDRQFYTRSNESKGHLQRFERFLKDYFDSSELSEKGLPSIDRCGQALNMSGHYLSDLLKAETGKSAREHIHLQLVERAKNLLLGSNATVSEIAYDLGFDYPQHFSKLFKTKTGLSPSEYRSLN from the coding sequence ATGGCCAAAAAAGAGATCATAGAGATACAGAGCATCACCGACATACATCGGCTGCTCGGCCTTAAAGCACCGGAACATCCCTTGATATCGGTCAGCTATCCGGGTGAATTCCCCAAGGAGTCATGCATGGAGCCGGGCACCTACCGGAACGATCTGTATATGATCAGCCTGAAGAGCATCTCATCCGGGCAGTTCAACTACGGTCGCGGTTCCTATGATTTTCAAGATGGCACCTTGATCTGCACAGGTCCGGGACAGATAATGTCCATTGATGAAGAGCAGCTGGATCAGGACAGAGGCACGGAAGGCTGGACCCTCATGTTCCACCCCGACCTGCTCAGGCGATCGAGTATCGCACAGAGCATAAGCGGTTTTACATTCTTCGACTATGAGGTGAACGAAGCACTCCATCTTTCTGAAAAAGAGAAGGGCATGCTCAAGGAATTCGTCCGGAATATCGAACGGGAGATCGGACAGAACATGGACCGTCATTCTCAAGATCTCATCCTCATCAATCTGGAGAGCATCCTCAAATACACGGAACGCTACTACGATCGACAGTTCTACACACGCAGCAATGAGAGCAAAGGTCATCTGCAGCGTTTCGAGCGATTCCTGAAGGACTACTTCGACTCCAGCGAGTTGAGCGAGAAAGGACTACCCAGCATCGATCGCTGTGGACAGGCATTGAATATGTCCGGTCACTACCTCAGTGATCTACTCAAGGCGGAGACGGGAAAGAGTGCGCGAGAACACATCCACCTACAATTGGTAGAGCGGGCCAAGAATCTCCTACTCGGCTCCAACGCCACGGTGAGTGAGATCGCCTACGATCTGGGTTTCGACTATCCGCAGCACTTCAGCAAGCTCTTCAAGACCAAGACAGGGCTGAGTCCGAGCGAGTATCGGAGTCTGAATTAA
- a CDS encoding MBL fold metallo-hydrolase — translation MKKFLKHIGIVLLALITIVVLTGSVFLNSSPQFGGQADEYRLTRYADSPNFENGKFVNDGPFNLEFDCHSIEKMIKDRFSSPPDVSPDRNIEVVKLDSLDIASYSDTLTRVTWFGHSTVLLEIDGKRLLFDPVFGQYVSPHPWLGEGRYQEEMPIDIAQLPHIDAIFISHDHYDHLDYESIIGLREKTARFFVPLGIGNHLAAWGIEWERIQEMDWWEESEFKELSIACTPSKHMSGRGLNDQFATLWSSWVVTGSNENIYFSGDGGYNDRFKRIKDKYGPFDFAMLECGQYNTLWADVHMMPEETAQAGIDLGAEVVMPIHWGSFTLATHSWTEPVERLTKEASKLDLTLSTPSIGESFLLDGKRPPQEYWWRAYSE, via the coding sequence ATGAAGAAATTCCTAAAACATATCGGCATCGTACTGTTGGCCCTGATCACCATAGTGGTCCTGACCGGCTCTGTATTCTTGAACTCTTCTCCTCAATTCGGAGGTCAGGCTGATGAGTATCGGCTCACTCGCTACGCAGATTCTCCCAACTTCGAGAACGGGAAGTTCGTGAATGATGGTCCATTCAACTTGGAATTCGACTGTCACAGCATCGAGAAGATGATCAAAGACAGGTTTTCATCACCTCCTGATGTGTCTCCGGATAGGAACATCGAAGTGGTCAAGCTGGACAGCCTGGACATCGCTTCATATTCCGACACCCTCACCCGGGTCACCTGGTTCGGACACTCCACCGTGCTTTTGGAGATCGATGGCAAGCGCCTGCTCTTCGACCCTGTATTCGGTCAGTATGTTTCACCCCACCCCTGGTTGGGAGAGGGACGGTATCAGGAGGAAATGCCCATCGACATTGCCCAGCTGCCTCATATCGATGCCATCTTCATCTCTCACGATCACTACGACCACCTCGACTATGAATCCATCATTGGACTTAGAGAAAAGACAGCCCGATTCTTTGTACCGCTGGGAATCGGTAATCATCTGGCCGCTTGGGGAATCGAGTGGGAACGCATTCAGGAAATGGACTGGTGGGAAGAATCGGAGTTCAAAGAATTATCGATTGCTTGCACTCCCTCCAAACACATGTCAGGCCGAGGATTGAACGATCAGTTCGCCACCCTTTGGAGTTCTTGGGTGGTCACGGGGAGCAACGAGAACATCTACTTCAGTGGAGATGGCGGTTATAACGATCGCTTCAAAAGAATTAAGGATAAATATGGTCCATTCGACTTCGCCATGCTCGAATGTGGACAGTACAATACCCTGTGGGCCGATGTGCACATGATGCCGGAAGAAACTGCTCAGGCCGGTATCGACCTGGGAGCCGAAGTGGTGATGCCCATACATTGGGGCTCTTTCACTCTTGCCACACACAGCTGGACCGAACCCGTTGAGCGACTCACGAAAGAAGCATCGAAACTGGATTTGACTCTGAGCACTCCCAGTATCGGTGAGTCATTCCTTCTTGATGGTAAAAGGCCTCCACAGGAGTATTGGTGGAGAGCATATTCAGAGTGA